In Chryseobacterium gotjawalense, the following are encoded in one genomic region:
- a CDS encoding DNA polymerase III subunit codes for MNWEQIVGHQELKNLLKDSISNNRVSHAQLFVGKDGYGTLPLAMAFAKEILRKENEHSSSKVDHLNHLDLHFSFPVFKANKSGLTAQFFDEFREMMLENPYSNNEDWSTILESENKQLSIYVEEIDEINKKFALKSFEGGSKILIVWQADKMNTDAANKFLKFLEEPPKNTYIILTASNTDFMLPTIISRTQIVEISSIKEDDLDQFLQNNKEISTDRRREIVFQAQGNWNTAQKLLQSENTDSEFEDQFIMWVREAFQVKKKPEFLKNIVLWGRRISLWNKEKQMNFLEYCAEMFRLALLQNYGNESLVYKKIEAGGFKWESFSKFIHGANIESILEEISTANYHLERNGNTKIIWTDLGIKLSRYLHKKP; via the coding sequence ATGAATTGGGAACAAATTGTAGGTCATCAGGAATTGAAAAACCTTCTGAAAGATAGTATCAGCAATAATCGGGTAAGCCACGCACAATTATTTGTAGGCAAAGACGGATATGGAACGCTGCCCTTGGCGATGGCCTTTGCAAAAGAAATTTTAAGAAAGGAAAACGAGCATTCTTCTTCAAAAGTTGATCACCTCAATCACCTCGATCTGCATTTTAGCTTTCCCGTTTTTAAAGCGAATAAAAGCGGATTGACGGCTCAGTTTTTTGATGAATTCCGGGAGATGATGCTGGAAAATCCCTATTCAAATAACGAAGATTGGAGCACAATTTTAGAATCAGAAAATAAACAACTCAGTATTTACGTCGAAGAAATTGATGAAATCAATAAAAAATTCGCCCTGAAAAGTTTTGAAGGCGGCAGTAAAATACTCATTGTCTGGCAAGCTGACAAAATGAATACGGATGCCGCCAATAAATTTCTGAAGTTTCTGGAAGAACCACCAAAAAACACGTACATCATTCTGACGGCTTCCAACACGGATTTCATGCTTCCGACAATTATTTCGAGAACGCAGATTGTGGAAATTTCGAGTATTAAAGAAGATGATCTCGACCAGTTTTTACAGAACAACAAGGAGATCAGTACAGACAGAAGACGGGAAATTGTTTTTCAGGCACAGGGAAACTGGAATACCGCGCAGAAATTACTGCAGAGTGAAAACACAGATTCCGAATTTGAAGATCAGTTTATCATGTGGGTTCGTGAAGCTTTTCAGGTAAAAAAGAAACCTGAGTTTTTAAAAAACATTGTTCTTTGGGGCAGAAGAATTTCACTTTGGAACAAAGAAAAACAAATGAATTTTTTAGAATACTGCGCAGAAATGTTCCGTCTGGCGTTACTTCAAAATTACGGAAATGAAAGTCTGGTCTATAAAAAAATAGAGGCCGGCGGTTTCAAATGGGAGAGTTTCTCAAAATTCATCCATGGAGCCAATATTGAATCTATTTTAGAAGAAATCTCAACCGCCAATTATCACTTAGAAAGAAACGGAAATACCAAGATTATATGGACTGATTTGGGGATTAAACTTTCCCGTTACCTTCATAAAAAACCATAA
- a CDS encoding TetR/AcrR family transcriptional regulator, whose amino-acid sequence MISKEEHILLHAEKLFAEKGFEGSSTREISKKAKVNVSMISYYFGSKEKLFVKIFEVRMNESLAFSKDILANDNLNEWEKLVTVINRYADRVKNLKTFYRILQREQLSNKNPHIAEFLNKSKKGFLAIYSELIEKGLQNKTFTKRPRIEFLHSTVSGTIFTALNTLPVYKEFFEGDENYENQYFDEIKIHVQNILKHLLGYEENI is encoded by the coding sequence ATGATTTCCAAAGAAGAACATATTTTATTACATGCCGAAAAACTCTTTGCTGAAAAGGGTTTTGAAGGAAGTTCTACCCGGGAGATTTCTAAAAAAGCGAAGGTAAATGTTTCGATGATTTCCTATTATTTCGGCTCCAAAGAAAAGCTTTTCGTAAAAATATTCGAAGTAAGGATGAACGAAAGTTTGGCATTCAGTAAAGATATTTTAGCCAACGACAATTTGAATGAGTGGGAAAAACTGGTCACTGTTATTAACCGTTATGCGGATCGTGTGAAAAATTTGAAAACTTTTTACCGTATTTTACAAAGAGAGCAGCTGAGCAATAAAAATCCTCATATCGCAGAATTTTTAAATAAATCTAAAAAAGGATTTCTGGCTATTTACAGCGAACTCATCGAAAAAGGATTACAAAATAAAACCTTTACCAAAAGACCACGCATAGAATTTCTGCATTCTACAGTTTCAGGAACCATTTTTACAGCACTCAATACGCTTCCAGTTTACAAGGAATTTTTTGAGGGTGATGAAAATTACGAAAATCAGTATTTCGATGAAATTAAAATACATGTCCAAAATATATTAAAACACCTTTTAGGTTATGAAGAAAACATATAG